The genomic stretch GGCGATCCGAATCCGTCATTTCCAGGCTGTCCTTGCGCAGCAGTTCCCGCAGCCGGTAACCCTCATGAATGTTGGATTCCGACAGCAGCTCCGGCAGCAGGCTGTGGCCCACCTCGAATTCGCTGTTGGCATCGAAGTACACCTTGTCGATGGTGCCGCCGGTGGTGAAGATCTGGATCATGCGGTGATTCCTCGAAGATCAGTTCACACTGACCGTGTTGTTGCCAGCGGTCGCATAGGCCGCGTTTTTCTGCTGCTCGTACCGACGGGCGGCAGCAGCCACCGAGCCGCGGGCACCGGTGTCCAGCCAGCGTTTGATCCGGCCGGCATCGCCCAGGGGTGACAGAGTTCCGAGGGAATCCAGCAGCACCGTGATTACCCGCTTGCCGTTCATCTGCGAAATCATCACCAGACACCGCCCGGCTTCCGAAAGATAGCCGGTTTTGCTGAGGGACACGCCCCAGCTGTCCCGGTGCACCAGGGCGTTGGTGTTGCCGAATGACAGGCTGTAACGGGGATTCCGGAATCTGGCCCGGAAATAGTCAGTCGTGGTGTACTCATGGATCTCAGGGTAAGCCGCTGCCGCATTCACCAGCCTGACCAGGTCGGACGCAGTGGACACGTTGTTGGCTGACAGCCCGGTCGGATCCACGAAATGGGTACCAACCATGCCCAGTTCCCGGGCCTTGGCATTCATCGCGTCAATAAACGCATCAAATCCGCCCGGGTGACTGCGCGCCAGGGTGTACGCAGCAAAGTTTTCCGACGACATCAATGCGATCCGCATGACATCGGCGCGGCGCATCTCTGAATCAATGCGGATCCGGCTGTAGGCGTTGGCCGCCGCCGGCGTGTGGCGCTTCCGGAAGGTCAGCCATTCATCCAGGGACTGGCCGGACTCCAGTACCACCAGGGCGGTCATCAGTTTAGTGATCGAGGCAATGGGCACCGAGCGATTGGCATTCTTGCCGAAAATCAGCTCGTCTTCCCCGGCAACCGCCACCGCGGCATTCACCGAGGCGAGGTTGGGCCCGGCCTTGCCGGATGAGTTTGCTTCCTTTGAGGAATCCGTCTGCTGATGGGCCTGCAGGTTCCAGGACGCCAACGCCAGCAAAACCACCCAGAAAACCGCCATGCTCCGGTTACGCATGCGTCAAAACCTCTTCTCTTGTTATCTTTCCCGGCAGAAACTGCCGCACCAGCGCGAAATTGTACCAGCGATCCGGCCCGGCCAGCGGATCATGGCAGATCGGTAATGGCGCCTCTGGACGCCGAACTCACCGTGCGCGCGTACTTGGCCAGGACACCCCGGGTGAATCGTGGTGGCGGCGCCTGCCATCTCTGGCGCCGTTGCTCCAGTTGGTCATCCGGAACATCCAGTTCGATCCGGTTGCTGACGGCATCAATGGTAATGGTGTCGCCGTCCTCCACCAGCGCGATGGGACCGCCTTCGGCCGCTTCCGGGGTGATATGGCCAACCACAAAGCCGTGGCTGCCACCAGAAAAACGGCCATCGGTGATCAGCGCCACGTCATTGCCCAGCCCCTTGCCCATGATCGCCGACGTCGGGCTGAGCATTTCCCGCATGCCGGGACCGCCCCTGGGGCCTTCATAGCGAATAACCAGCACATCACCGGCCACCACGGTGCCATCCAGAATCCGCTCCTGGGCCTCCTCCTCGGAATGGAACACCCGGGCCCGGCCGGTAAAGTGGGTGCCTTCCTTGCCGGTGATCTTGGCCACCGCCCCGGTGGGCGCCAGGTTGCCGAACAGGATGCGCAGATGGCTGTCCGCCTTGATGGGGTTATCGAAGGCATGAATGATGTCCTGCCCCGCCGGGTAAGGTGCCACATCGGCCAGATTCTCCGCCAGGGTCTGGCCAGTCACCGTCAGGCAGTCGCCATGCAGCAGGCCGCGATCCAGCAGCATTTTCATCAGCGGCTGGATACCGCCAATGGCCACCAGCTCCGACATCATGTAATGCCCGCTGGGGCGGAGATCCGCCAGTACCGGCACCCGCTTGCCAATCTCGACGAAGTCCTCAAGCTCCAGATCCACGCCCACCGTACTGGCCATGGCCAGCAGATGCAGAACCGCATTGGTGGAGCCGCCCAGGGCGATGATCACGGTGATGGCATTCTCGAAGGCCTCCCGGGTCATGATGTCACTGGGCTTGATGTCCTTCTCCAGAAGGTTCAGCACCGCCGCCCCGGCACCACGGCAATCCGCCGCCTTGGTATCGGACACCGCATTCTGTGCCGAACTGCCCGGCAGGCTCATGCCCATGGCCTCGATGGCCGACGCCATGGTATTGGCCGTGTACATGCCGCCACAGGATCCCGGCCCGGGAATCGCGGTTTCCTCGATCTGTTTCACCTCGATCAGATCCAGGTCACCCCGGGCGTGGGCGCCAACGGCCTCGAATACCGAGATGATATCGGTATGGTTCTCGCCCGGCATGATGGTGCCGCCATAGACGAACACCGACGGCCGGTTCAGGCGCGCCAGACCCATCATGCAGCCGGGCATGTTCTTGTCACAGCCCCCGATGGCCACCAGGCCATCGAAACCCTCGCAACCGGCCACGGTTTCAATGGAGTCGGCGATGACCTCCCGGGACACCAGGGAATACTTCATGCCCTCGGTACCGTTGGCGATACCATCCGATACCGTGATGGTATTGAAGATCAGCGACTTGCCTCCTGCCTCATCGGCGCCGGCGGCGGACTCCTCGGCCAGCTGGTTGATGTGCATATTGCAGGGCGTGAGGTTACTCCAGGTAGACGCAATACCGATCTGGGGCTTCTGGAAATCCGCATCGGTAAACCCCACCGCCCGCAGCATGGCTCGACTGGCGGATTTACCAATGCCGTCCACCACCGGCGAAGAATATTTCCGGCGTTTGTCCTGATTCGTGTCTTGCGTCATGGGAGTCTCCTTTTCAAATGCTCTATCCGATCAGACTCTCAGAAACCATGGCATTCGGCAACGGGCAGTCCACTTCCCAAGACAGATGCTGTTCCGACTGACCTGCATCAATGGCCGCTCTCAGAGGCAGTTTTACAATCCTCTGACACTCTGGCGCCATGGAGGCCCCCATGCCATCACCCATTCCATCAGTAACGGCAGATAACACCGCTTCGGACTGCCCGGATTACCGGCGCTGGTGCGAGGGTTATGGCGTTGTCCACCATGGTGAAGCGACCAGACAGCGGGCACAGGTTCTGGCAGAGCAACTGGTAGCCTGCGGGCTCCAGCCGGATACGGCTGCGGTCTATCGCCAGCTCGCCGACCTTGACCGGCTGGCCAGTGCCGGGCTGTGGCTGGTGGTCCACATGACCTATGCGCGGCGGGTGGATGTCGCCGGGCAGCCACTGGCGTCCCAGGATTTCAAAACCAGCCCGGAAGGCCATACCGGCGGTGCCCTGAACATGGTGCCGGCCTATGCGGCCTACCTGGCACTGAATAATCTCACCAAGCGCACCCGAAGCTGGTTGATGGGCCAGGGGCACTGCGTGGCGGCGGTGGATGCCCTGAACGTACTTACCGGCAACCTGCATCCGGAACAGAAGCAGCGCTATCAAGGCCCGGACGGGCTCTCCGCACTGGTGGCCGATTTTTACAGTTACCGGCAGAACCCGGACGGAACCATGGCCGCGCCCCTGGGCAGCCATGTCAATTCGCACACCGCCGGCGGCATCCTGAAAGGCGGCTACCTGGGTTTCGCCGAGCTCCAGTACGCCCATATGCCACTGCCCGGCGAGTCGCTGGTGGCGTTTCTGTCTGACGGTGCTGCCGAGGAACAGCGCGGCAGCGACTGGATACCCCGCTGGTGGCGGGCCGAGGACTGTGGTGCGGTGATGCCGGTGATGATTGCCAACGGCCGCCGCATCGAACAGCGCACCGAACTGGGCACCCGGGCCGGCCTTGAACGCTTTGAGGCGCACCTGGAGCACCGGGGGTTCGTGCCCTTCCGGTTTGATGGCCGGGACCCGGCGGCGTTTGTCTGCGCCATCCATGAGATGGAGCGGGCACTGGCCGCCAATGGCGAGGCAGCCCTCAGAGGCGATGGTGGCTACCCGATACGGGTGCCCTATGGCATTGCCGAGACGGTCAAGGGCTACGGATTTTACGGCGCCGGTAGCAACGCCGCCCACAACCTGCCACTTCCGGGCAACCCCCGCATGGATGCCCGCGCCCGGGAGCTGTTCAATGAGCATGTGGCCCGTTTATGGGTCGCCCCGGATGAACTTCAGCACTGCATGGCCCGGCTGAATCAGCACCTGCAGCAGGCCCGCCCGCTGGAGCGGGATCACCCTCTGGCAACCCGGAATCCGCCGGACCCGGTGATTCCCAAACTGCCCGCCAACGCGGACCGGACCTCGCCGATGAAGGCGGTGGACGACTTTTTTCGGGCGCTGGTGGCCGAGAACCCCGGCCTCAGGGCAAGGGTGGGCAATCCGGACGAGCTGGCGAGCAACCGGCTTGGCGGGGTGCTGGAGGTCCTGAAACACCGGGTCACCGATCCGGAAAATGATCAGGAATCTGTCAATGGCAGGATCATCACCGCGCTCAACGAGGAAGCGGTGGTGTCCGCCTGCCTGGCTAACAAGGCCGGTCTGAATCTGGTGGCCAGTTACGAGGCCTTCTGCGTGAAGATGCTCGGCGCCGTCCGCCAGGAGCTGATCTTTGCCCGACACCAGAAAGAGGTTGGCCGGCCCCCGCGCTGGCTTGGCCTGCCCGTGGTTGCCACCTCTCACACCTGGGAAAACGGCAAGAACGAACAGTCCCATCAGGACACCACCTTCTGCGAGAGCCTGCTGGCGGAGATGAACGATGTCTCCCGGGTGCTGTTTCCCGCCGACTACAACAGTACCCTCGCCTCGCTGCCGTCGGTGTTCAGCGAGCGGGGAAAGATAACCTGCATGGTGATCCCCAAGCGCGACAGGCCCTGTGTGTTTGATACCCGGGAAGCCGAGCAGCTGGCCCGGCATGGCGCCCTGGTGGTGGACGAAGACACCTCGGCCGGCGAACCACTGCTGCTGATGGCCAATGGCGCCTACCAGCTGTCTGAGGCTATCCGTGCCTGCGAGCGCCTCCGGGAAACCGGCACACCCTTCCGGCTGGTCTACATCCAGGAACCCGGACGATTCCGCCAGCCGAGAGACGCCATGGAGGCCGACACCTGCCTGTCTGAATTTGAACGCGAGCGGCTGCTCCCCCATCGCATTCACCACCGGGTCGCCCTCACCCACATGCGCCCGGAAGTGTTCCGCGGGCACCTGTATCCACTGTTCCCCGTGCCGTCGCGGGCCCGGGTTCTCGGCTACATCAACCGGGGCGGTACGCTCAATGAGGCGGGCATGCTGTTCGCCAACGGCTGCTCCTGGGCCCATGCCCTGGCCGCCTGCGCCAGCGTCATGGACAAGCCGCCCGGCGAGTGGCTGTCCAGTGCCGAACTGGCAGCGGTGGAAGGCCGGGGCGACCCGGCTGTGGTTACCCGGGGTCTGCCCTGAGCAGGCGCTTTCTCAGTGCGGTCTCGATTTCCAGAATGACCAGAAGCACTATGCCGGCGCCGACCGCAAAGGCAAGCATGCCGGGGCTCAGCGCCGCGCTGCCAAAGGTCGTGTTGAACCAGGGCAGGTAGGTAAACAAAAGCTGCAGCAGGACAACGGCGGCCACCGCCAGCAACACAACCGGAGTACCCAGCACACCGCGCAGCGTGATTGATGCACTGTCGAGGAACCGGACCGCAAACAGATAAAACATCTCCATCGCCACCAGGGTGTTGACCGCCAGGGTCCGGGCCGTGGATTCACTGTCGTCGTGATGCATGGCCCAGTACCAGGCGGCGAAAATGCCGGCCAGAAACAACAGCGAGACAAAGGCAACCCGCCAGATCACAAAGCCCCGAAGCAGGGATTCATTGCGGACCCGCGGGGGATGCTTCATGACATCCGGCTCTGCCGGCTCGAACGCCAGGGTCATGGCCAGGACCACCGAGCTCACCATGTTGACCCAGAGAATCTGCAGGGCGGAAATCGGCAGGGTCAGGCCCAGCAGCAAGGCCGTGATCAGGCTGATGGATTCACCGCCATTGATCGGCAGCATGAAGGCAATGGCTTTTTTCAGGTTGGTGTAAACGGTGCGGCCCTCGCGCACGGCGGCAGCGATGCTGGCAAAGTTGTCATCCAGCAAGACCACGGAAGACGCCTCCCGGGCTGCTTCCGAGCCCTTGCCCCCCATGGCGATGCCCACATCCGCCCGCTTCAGCGCCGGCGCATCGTTCACGCCATCACCGGTCATGGCCACCACACCATGCTGGGCCTGGAGCGCTTTTACCAGCCGGAGCTTGTGCTCCGGACTGGTTCGGGCGAAGACATCCACCTCGCCGACCAGTTCACGGAGCTGGTCATCGTCGAGCCGGTCCAGTTCCTTGCCGGTCAGCACCCGTGCGGTATTTTTCAGGCCCAGCTTGCTGGCGATCGCACCGGCCGTTATGCCGTGGTCGCCGGTAATCATCTTGACCCGGATCCCGGCATCGTGGCAGTCGGCAATGGCCCGGATCGCCTCCTGCCGGGGTGGGTCCAGCAACCCGACCAGGCCCAGCAGCTCCGCGCCCTCCGCCAGATCTTCAATGGCCAGTTCCGTTACTCCCCGTGCTGCCGGTTTCCGGGCCAGGGCCAGTACCCGCAGCCCCTCGGAGGCCATTTCGGTGATGACCTGATCCCAGAAGGCCCGGTTCAGGGCCACGACCTCGCCGGCGCCGGTTACCTCGCCGGCACACATGGCAAAAATCCGTTCCGGGGCCCCTTTGAGGTAAATAGCGCTGTGGCCATGGTGATCGTGATTCAGTGTGGCCATGAAGCGACTCTGGGTATCGAAGGGAATTTCATCCTTCCGGGGCCAGGCAGCAGCGCTGCCATCCACATCAAACCCTGCCTTGCGGGCAAATACCGACAGCGCCGCTTCCATGGGATCGCCATTGATACGAACCCGGCCGGACTCGTGGTGCACCTGTGCGTCGTTACAAAGCGCGGCGGCGCGGGCCAGTTCGTCGAGCAGTACAGACTCGGCTGGCTGGCCGTTGTCGCCGTTCACCGCGCCATCAACGTCATAACCTTCGCCGGTTACCGCCAGCCGGGCGCCCGACAGCACCGCCCGGGTGACCATCATTTCATTACGGGTCAGGGTGCCGGTTTTGTCCGAACAGATGACCGACACCGCACCAAGGGTTTCGATTACCGGCATGCGCCGGACCACTGCCTTGCGACGGGCCATCTGGCGCACGCCAATGGCCAGGGTGATGGTAAGGATCGCGGGCAACCCTTCGGGAATAGCCGAGACAGTCAGCCCGACGACCGCCATAAACAATTCCCGGAACGGCAGGCCACTGAACGCCAGCCCGCCAAAAAAAATCGCAACGCCGGTGAGAATAACGACGATGGACAGCCCCCGGGTGAACCTGTCCATCTGCTCCAGCAGCGGCGTTTTCAGGGTTGTGGTCTGGGCAAGCAGGCCGGATATGCGGCCAATTTCGGTATCGGCCCCGGTACGAACCACGATGCCCCGACCGGTGCCGGTGGCAACCATGGTGCCGGAGAAGGCCATTCCGTCCTGGTCCCCCAGGGCCGCATCCTCCGCAACGGTCTCGATCGATTTTTCGACGGTCTCGGATTCGCCGGTGAGGATGGATTCGTCAATTTTCAGGTTGTGGGATTTTTCCAGACGCAGATCGGCGGGCACCCGGTCGCCGGGTTCCAGGAGAACGGTATCGCCGGGAACCAGGTTCGCGGCATCGATCTGATGCTGACCGTCGGCCCTCACCACCCGGGCCTTGGGCGCGAGCATATGGCGAATCGCCGACAGGGCCTCTTCGGCCTTGCCCTCCTGGATGAACCCCACCACGGTCTGTACCACAACAACCGCCGTAATCACCCCGGCGTCCATCCAGTGGCCGAGGCTGGCGGTAATCACCGCCGCTGTTGCCAGTACGTAGATCAGGAAATTCCGCAGTTGCCGACCCAGCCTGGCCCAAGGGGTCCGGGCGTGCGCTTCGGCCAGCGCATTGCGGCCATGCCGGGCCAGCCGGCGTTCGGCTTCCTCTGCAGGCAGCGGGCCCGCTGCCTCAAGCCGTTCCCTGACAGCCATCGGCTCAAGCCGGTGCCAGGTAATGTCCTGGCGATCCGACTCGCCGTTTTTCCGTTCTTCGGGCTCCGCCATACCGTCATTCCTCCCTGTCCCTGCGGTAGCACCATTAGACCCCGGAATGCCTCCGGCATGGCTTGCCTTGCATCAAGGACTCAACCGCTAATCCCTCGGCAAGCGTTCCCCGCAAATCGGGATAGGGGTAACCAATAGGTTCCGCACCGGGCGGTTCGAGAAGTTGAGGTATCACGAGAGTCGAGGCACACCCAACCGATTGAAGTAGGCAATGGTTAGCACATTATGGAGCGCAGAGCGACTGTTGTGCAGGCGGGCAATATTGCTGCCGAAACAGGCCACGATGACCCGGCCCGATAGCACGGCGGTCAGCGAACCGGAAGCCGGTCAGGGGGTTTCGGTCGCCGGCAACGGCTTACCGGCGATGGGTTCCCGGCCGCTGCGGACCAGCGGCGGCTGTCCGACAATGCCGGTGCCCCGAAGGATCGTCCAGGCCACCGTCAGCACCGAGGTGTCCTTTACCGCCATGTACCAGGTCGCTTCGTCACCGCGGTAACGGGATTTGTGATAACTCAGTGTCTTGAAGGCATAAAACCGGTTGCCACGGGCATACAGCAACTGACAGATGCGGCGGATCAACGGCTGGTCACCCGCCCGGGGACGGACGTTATACAGGGGTGAAATACCCAGCGACATGCGCTCCACACCCTCTCGACGAAATCGCGCCATGGCTTCAATCACAATGTAATCAAGCAGGCCACTGGGGCTGTTGTCCATGTCCTGGCGCAAGACGTTGGCGGTGTAGCCGACGATGCGGCCGTGTTTGAAGTAGGGGTCGAAAAACACATAGCCCAGTAGTCGCTCTCCCTGATAGCAGTAGAACTTCCGCACGCCCCATTCGTCGCTGAATACGGGGGGCCGAGTCAGCAATCGCAGCTCATGCTGCTTGACCGCCTTGTGCTGCCGCCAGTCTTCGGAGAGTCGTCGGGCATCGGCCTGGTTGACCTCAGCGGCCGTCTGCTCCACGACCCGCAGATTGTGCCGGCTGCCGAGATTGGCCGCATGTCGTAGCTGCTTCTTGCGCTTGCCCGCCAGACTGAACTCCGGCACCGACACCGAAAATTCGGCGCCCATCTCATTGACCGTGTAGCCCAGCGCGGCCAGTTCCCGCGCCACCCTGTCATCGATACCGGTGAACACAACCCGCCCCGGGACCCGCTGGAAAAGCGCTTTCAGCAGCCAGCTGAGAGCCTGGTCCGCACACACCGGATTGACAAACACCAGGTTAACGCGGCCAAGCAACGTTTTTACCGGGGCATAGGCCACAAAGCCGACACCGTCCACGCCGAAGCGCCGGACATCATCCTGCAGAGCGAAATAGGCGCTGGATTGCCGACCAAATTTGGCCATCAATTCGCGGCTGTGACTTTCGCCCAGATGATCGCGGTAGCGGATGGCAGCGCCTGAAGGCAGTGCGCTGGTCATGGTGGATACTCCTGTCAGGGTTCAGTGCCGGATTGTTGTTATGCCCTGGATTCGCGGGTACAACGGACCGCCGTTACACTCGTATGCGTTAAGGTTACGCACTGTTACAGAAAGCAGTAGTGGCAAACGTACAAAATGTGAACAGGCGCTAACACGCTCGCCGGGTTCCATGAAACCCATCACAATTTCCGCCCAAGCACCTGATTAAACTAGGAAACTCGAATGTCGAACAATCCTATGTAAAGGTTGAGGCGCGTCCAGCTTTAGGTCAGGATAAGGACATGACCTATTCCCCCTCTCCCAGCCACGACCTCTGCACCCTCGTCCTCGAAGACGGCAGGCGGCTGGCATACAGCGATTACGGTGCACCCTCGGGCTATCCGGTTATCTTCGCCCACGGCATGCCCGGGTCACGTCTGGAAGGGCGGTTTTTCGATGAGCAGGCCCGGGCCGCCGGCTTCCGTATCCTGGCACTGGATCGCCCCGGAATTGGCGCGTCGAACTATCAACCAGACCGGCGCCTACTGGATTACAGCGACGACGTCGGGCAATTCGCCGACCAGCTGGAACTTGCCTCCTTCGTGCACATGGGCTGGTCCAGCGGCGGTTCCCGCACCCTCGCCTGCGCGTACAGCCTGGGAGACCGGATCAGCCAGGCCGTCGTCCTGTCCGGCTATACCCATTTTGCCGAACTTCCCGACAGCCATACCCTGCTGTTGAAAACACGCTGGCCGGGGCCGGTACTGGCTGAGCTGAGCACGCCACTGTTTCGGGCCGTAGTTGATGTGGTGGTCTGGATTTCCCGCCGGCGACCCGGCATTTATTTGCGCAAGGCGCGCTCAATGGTCAGCGAACAGGACCGGCAACTGCTGGAGGATGAGACACTGCGGCACTATTTTCGGGAGGACCAGATTGCCTGCCTGGACAGTGGCGGTCGGGCAATTGCCACGGACCTGCTGACCGAAATGACGGACTGGGGATTCCGACTTGCGCAGGTACCGGTACCGACGCTGATTTATCAGGGCCAGCAGGACCCGTTTGTGCCGGAACGCTTCGCCCACCACATGGCCGAACACATCACCGGGGCCGACCTCAACCTGCTGCCGGAGTCCGGCCATCTGTACCCGCTGGATCCGGGGTTTCAGGCAGGTCTGTTCCATCGACTTCAGGACATACTCGGCCTTGAGGCCCCGAACGGCACCCGGACCCGGGCCAACGAAGCGAACCCGGTTTAATCCGGACGGGTAAATGTTCGGGATAGGGGGGCAACCAATAGGATCCGCACCGGGCGGTTCGAATGGTGCGAACATTATGGATGGCAGAGCGACCGTTGTGCCATCAGCGACGGCTCAGCGCCGCCACCGATTGAGCCAGACGGGACATCATGTCTAGCCGCTGATAAACACCGGCCCTACACCGAAGTTCCAGAGGATGACGGAGCCAACCCGGGTGGAGACCAGGATCACCAGGGCAACGGTGAGCAACGCACCGACGTACATCACCGCCCGCTCCTTCTCGATCCCCATGACGATCGGCAACCCGTCGTACATCAGCCAGGCGCCGTAACAGACGGCAACAAGGAAGACGATGGCGTTGAACCAGGGTACCGGGTATAGCAGGGCAAATCCGGCCAGGAACAGGGGAGTACAGGAATAGGCTGCCAGGGCAATGCCGTTGGCCGGCACATGCTCTTCTTTGGCACCGTAGGTTCTCGCCATCCAGTTGATGGCGTAGCCGAGGGCAAAGACACCGACCAGCATCGCAAGGTAGGTCAGCACACTGAGTTGCAGTGCACTGATTTCGGTCAGCTTGATCAACCGCTCGTTGCCGACTGTCCAGCCAAAGTAGGCGGTGGAGATATACGCACAGACTGGTGCGATGGCTGCCAGGACAAGGACATAGGCGACATACAGTCGGCGCGGTGTTTCATGTTCTTTTCGAATGGAAGCCCATTCTTCATCAGGATGAGTGAAGAGACCGAAAGCATGTGACAGGAGCATGGACAACCCCCTTTCTTTGCTGTTGTTGGTATTTTGAAGTACGGAATCCGGGCACCGTCAGATCAGCAACCGCTTCCTGTTCTTAACTATAGTCAAGAACCACCACTGCGAAAGAAAAATTGACCAGAATCTGGCCAGACCTGATGTCGACTGGATCACAGTGCTTGCAGATCAGCCATATCGGGTAACGCATCAAACGCGCCGAACCGGGTTGCGGCAACGGCGCCACACCGGCTTGCGAACGTCAGCGTCGACTCCAGATTCCCGGTCTGATCAAGCCACGCACCAAACTGATCCTTGCTCACTCTCTCCGCCGCCAACCGGTAGAGCAAACCGGCTACGCAGGCATCGCCAGCGGCGGTCGTATCCACGGCCTGCACCGCCGGAGGCGTAATCTGGCGCAGTCGCTCGCCTGCCCAGGCCTGGAGGGTATTGGGGCCATCGGAAACCAGCACCAGTGAAACACCCCTGGCCCGGAGTTCGCGGGCCAACTCATCGCCCCGGTTGCCGAAGAGCGCGGTCAGTTCCTCCCGGCTGAATTTCACCAGATCGGCCTCCACGGCCATGGCGCGGATCAGCTCCGGCGCCACCCTCCGGTCCGGCCACAATGATTCCCGGTAATTGACATCAAAACTGACCAGGCAGCCGGCCTTTCGGGCCCTTCTGACCAGCTCACGGGTTACCTCCAGGATTGCCGGCTCGGTGAGCGTGTTGGAGCAGAAGTGAAAAATCGGTTGCCCGGACAGCGCCGCGTCTGGCAACTGGGCTGACTGATACAGCAAGTCTGCCGTGGCCGTGCGATAGAAGGAGAAGCTGCGCTCTCCCGAGTCATCCAGGCCAACCAAGGCCATGGCTGTATTGGCATTCGGTGTCTGAACAAGCAGGGAAGTATCGACACCGAACCCGGACAGCGCAGCGACAATCTGGTTGCCGAACAGATCAGCACCGATCTGGCCGGCAAACCGGGATTGTCCGCCGAGCCGGGCGACACCGACCGCCACATTGGCCGGCGCGCCCCCGGGTTGGGGAACAAACCGGGTGTATCCGTCGACCCGCTCACCGCGCATGTCGATCAGTGCTTCACCGAAGCAGAGTACGTCAAAGTTCATGTTGTCGGGCTCTTTCAGGGTTTGGCCGTGGCTCAGGGGCAGCTTTCGCGCACCAGCAGGCAGGTTGGTAACAGCACGTTGGCGTCTTCCTGTTCACCCAGGAAAATCCGGGCCGCAATACGTCCTTTTTCCGCGCTCTGCTGGTAGACCGTGGTCAGCGACGGGTGAAGATTGGCGCCCTCGGGGATGCCGTCAAAACCGACAATCCGCACGTCCTCGGGCACTCTCAGCCCCATCTGCAATGCCGCCTGAATGGCGGCGAGGGCAATCCGGTCACTCATGCACAGCAGCAGATCCGGGCGGGGATTGCTGGTCAGCGCTTCCCGGGCTGCCTGGTAGGCGTCCTGATGGGTGTTGGTGGGCGTTGACCAGATACGTTCGGCGGGCACGCGGTAACCGGCCGCCTCCAGGGCATCGGTGTAACCGTGCAGGCGGCGCACGGAAATGGCCCGGGCTTCGTTGAACAGTTCCCGGTCGCGAATCCGGCAGACCCGGTCCGTGTCCACCAGGCGCAGGCCAAGTATGGCGACGTTTTCCGGCGGTTGGCGAAGCGCATGTTCGGCACTTCGGCTCGCACCCTCGTAGTTGTCGATGTTGACCCAGGTGCAGCCCTCCAGATCAAAATCCACCGCCACCATGGGCTTGCCATGTTGCAGCAGCCGCT from Marinobacter subterrani encodes the following:
- the pbpG gene encoding D-alanyl-D-alanine endopeptidase, producing the protein MRNRSMAVFWVVLLALASWNLQAHQQTDSSKEANSSGKAGPNLASVNAAVAVAGEDELIFGKNANRSVPIASITKLMTALVVLESGQSLDEWLTFRKRHTPAAANAYSRIRIDSEMRRADVMRIALMSSENFAAYTLARSHPGGFDAFIDAMNAKARELGMVGTHFVDPTGLSANNVSTASDLVRLVNAAAAYPEIHEYTTTDYFRARFRNPRYSLSFGNTNALVHRDSWGVSLSKTGYLSEAGRCLVMISQMNGKRVITVLLDSLGTLSPLGDAGRIKRWLDTGARGSVAAAARRYEQQKNAAYATAGNNTVSVN
- the ilvD gene encoding dihydroxy-acid dehydratase, with translation MTQDTNQDKRRKYSSPVVDGIGKSASRAMLRAVGFTDADFQKPQIGIASTWSNLTPCNMHINQLAEESAAGADEAGGKSLIFNTITVSDGIANGTEGMKYSLVSREVIADSIETVAGCEGFDGLVAIGGCDKNMPGCMMGLARLNRPSVFVYGGTIMPGENHTDIISVFEAVGAHARGDLDLIEVKQIEETAIPGPGSCGGMYTANTMASAIEAMGMSLPGSSAQNAVSDTKAADCRGAGAAVLNLLEKDIKPSDIMTREAFENAITVIIALGGSTNAVLHLLAMASTVGVDLELEDFVEIGKRVPVLADLRPSGHYMMSELVAIGGIQPLMKMLLDRGLLHGDCLTVTGQTLAENLADVAPYPAGQDIIHAFDNPIKADSHLRILFGNLAPTGAVAKITGKEGTHFTGRARVFHSEEEAQERILDGTVVAGDVLVIRYEGPRGGPGMREMLSPTSAIMGKGLGNDVALITDGRFSGGSHGFVVGHITPEAAEGGPIALVEDGDTITIDAVSNRIELDVPDDQLEQRRQRWQAPPPRFTRGVLAKYARTVSSASRGAITDLP
- a CDS encoding phosphoketolase family protein, yielding MPSPIPSVTADNTASDCPDYRRWCEGYGVVHHGEATRQRAQVLAEQLVACGLQPDTAAVYRQLADLDRLASAGLWLVVHMTYARRVDVAGQPLASQDFKTSPEGHTGGALNMVPAYAAYLALNNLTKRTRSWLMGQGHCVAAVDALNVLTGNLHPEQKQRYQGPDGLSALVADFYSYRQNPDGTMAAPLGSHVNSHTAGGILKGGYLGFAELQYAHMPLPGESLVAFLSDGAAEEQRGSDWIPRWWRAEDCGAVMPVMIANGRRIEQRTELGTRAGLERFEAHLEHRGFVPFRFDGRDPAAFVCAIHEMERALAANGEAALRGDGGYPIRVPYGIAETVKGYGFYGAGSNAAHNLPLPGNPRMDARARELFNEHVARLWVAPDELQHCMARLNQHLQQARPLERDHPLATRNPPDPVIPKLPANADRTSPMKAVDDFFRALVAENPGLRARVGNPDELASNRLGGVLEVLKHRVTDPENDQESVNGRIITALNEEAVVSACLANKAGLNLVASYEAFCVKMLGAVRQELIFARHQKEVGRPPRWLGLPVVATSHTWENGKNEQSHQDTTFCESLLAEMNDVSRVLFPADYNSTLASLPSVFSERGKITCMVIPKRDRPCVFDTREAEQLARHGALVVDEDTSAGEPLLLMANGAYQLSEAIRACERLRETGTPFRLVYIQEPGRFRQPRDAMEADTCLSEFERERLLPHRIHHRVALTHMRPEVFRGHLYPLFPVPSRARVLGYINRGGTLNEAGMLFANGCSWAHALAACASVMDKPPGEWLSSAELAAVEGRGDPAVVTRGLP